In one Streptomyces marincola genomic region, the following are encoded:
- the miaB gene encoding tRNA (N6-isopentenyl adenosine(37)-C2)-methylthiotransferase MiaB — MPDVARTYEVRTFGCQMNVHDSERMSGLLEAAGYVPAAPGAEQADVVVFNTCAVRENADNRLYGNLGQLAPKKAARPGMQIAVGGCLAQKDRDAIVSRAPWVDVVFGTHNVGSLPVLLERARVEREAQVEIAESLQTFPSTLPTRRESAYAAWVAISVGCNNTCTFCIVPALRGKEKDRRPGDILAEVEALVAEGVTEITLLGQNVNAYGSDIGDRQAFSKLLRACGRVDGLERVRFTSPHPRDFTDDVIEAMAETPNVMPQLHMPLQSGSSRVLRAMRRSYRQDRYLGIIAKVRAAIPDAAITTDIIVGFPGETEEDFQETLHVVREARFAQAFTFQYSKRPGTPAAEMPGQLPKATVQERYERLVALQDDISWAENKKQVGRRVEVLVAEGEGRKDDATRRLSGRAPDNRLVHFTRPDEPVRPGDVATVEITYAAPHHLLAEGEVLAVRRSRAGDAWERRTAAPADRPRGVLLGLPGVGAPPPTAVPAGGCDVR, encoded by the coding sequence ATGCCCGATGTCGCGCGCACCTACGAAGTCCGGACGTTCGGCTGCCAGATGAACGTGCACGACTCCGAACGCATGTCGGGCCTGCTCGAAGCGGCCGGGTACGTGCCCGCGGCCCCGGGCGCCGAGCAGGCGGACGTCGTGGTGTTCAACACGTGCGCCGTGCGGGAGAACGCGGACAACCGCCTCTACGGCAACCTCGGGCAGCTCGCCCCGAAGAAGGCCGCACGCCCCGGCATGCAGATCGCCGTAGGCGGCTGCCTCGCGCAGAAGGACCGCGACGCGATCGTCAGCCGCGCCCCCTGGGTCGACGTCGTCTTCGGCACCCACAACGTGGGCAGCCTGCCCGTACTGCTCGAACGCGCCCGCGTCGAGCGCGAGGCGCAGGTGGAGATCGCCGAGTCGCTCCAGACGTTCCCCTCCACGCTCCCCACCCGCCGCGAGAGCGCGTACGCGGCCTGGGTGGCCATCTCGGTCGGCTGCAACAACACCTGCACCTTCTGCATCGTGCCCGCGCTGCGGGGCAAGGAGAAGGACCGCAGGCCGGGCGACATCCTGGCCGAGGTCGAGGCCCTGGTCGCCGAGGGCGTCACCGAGATCACGCTGCTCGGGCAGAACGTGAACGCCTACGGCTCCGACATCGGCGACCGGCAGGCGTTCTCCAAGCTGCTGCGCGCCTGCGGGCGCGTCGACGGCCTGGAGCGCGTCCGGTTCACCTCTCCGCACCCGCGCGACTTCACGGACGACGTCATCGAGGCGATGGCGGAGACCCCCAACGTGATGCCGCAGCTGCACATGCCGTTGCAGTCCGGCTCCTCCCGGGTGCTGCGCGCGATGCGCCGCTCCTACCGGCAGGACCGCTACCTCGGGATCATCGCGAAGGTGCGCGCGGCCATCCCGGACGCCGCGATCACGACCGACATCATCGTGGGCTTCCCCGGCGAGACCGAGGAGGACTTCCAGGAGACGCTGCACGTGGTCCGCGAGGCCAGGTTCGCGCAGGCGTTCACCTTCCAGTACTCCAAGCGGCCCGGGACACCCGCCGCCGAGATGCCCGGGCAACTGCCCAAGGCCACCGTGCAGGAGCGGTACGAGCGCCTGGTGGCGCTCCAGGACGACATCTCGTGGGCGGAGAACAAGAAGCAGGTCGGCCGTAGGGTCGAGGTGCTGGTGGCCGAGGGCGAGGGGCGCAAGGACGACGCGACCCGGCGGCTGTCGGGCCGCGCCCCCGACAACCGGCTGGTCCACTTCACCCGCCCCGACGAGCCGGTCAGGCCGGGTGACGTCGCGACGGTCGAGATCACCTACGCGGCCCCGCACCACCTGCTCGCGGAGGGCGAGGTCCTGGCCGTGCGGCGTTCGCGCGCGGGCGACGCGTGGGAACGGCGCACCGCCGCGCCGGCCGACCGGCCGCGGGGCGTGCTGCTCGGCCTGCCGGGCGTGGGCGCCCCCCCGCCCACCGCCGTCCCGGCGGGCGGCTGCGACGTGCGCTGA
- a CDS encoding alpha-mannosidase, translated as MHDDRSLVEDRLHRVLNERLRPAVHRESVPLTVERWDAPGEPVPVAEGLAAAYRPAAAGEPWGPPWGTTWFRVTGRVPAGWAGRTVEAVLDLGFDRGMPGFQCEGLVYRPDGEAVKGLNPYNDWVRVAERAAGGEEVELYVEAAANPLVEPGGDGALSDRLTAGDEPLYRVARMDLAVFETQVWELVQDLDVVGGLMKQLPLDDARRWSLLRAVEGALDAIDPGDVAGTAPAARERLAPALASPAHASAHRLSAVGHAHIDSAWLWPLRETVRKVARTAANVTALMADHPEFVFAMSQAQQFAWLKEHRPEVFAKVRQKVADGTFVPVGGMWVESDTNMVGGEAMARQFVHGKRFFLDEFGIETREVWLPDSFGYTGALPQLVKLSGATWFLTQKISWSATNAFPHHTFWWEGIDGTRVFTHFPPVDTYTSDLSGGELAHAARNFREKGRATRSLVPFGFGDGGGGPTREMLARAQRVRDLEGSPRVEIEPPEDFFTQAHAEYPDAPVWVGELYLELHRGTYTSQAQTKQGNRHSEALLHEAELWAATAALRAPGYAYPYERLDALWKTVLLHQFHDILPGSSIAWVHREARDTYARVREELTGLIDQAQRALAGDGPGTTVFNAAPHARGGIPAGGAAPREGGPEAAPAVSADRPGGGFVLENGLVRVAVDGRGLVVSVLDLATGREAVAPGAAANLLQLHTDLPNKWDAWDVDAFYRNRVTDLTGLDALTLEEAGGAAASVRVTRSFGASRVVQRLTLRAGSRALDVDTEVDWHEREKILKAAFPLDVKADSSAAETQFGHVFRPTHTNTSWDAAKFEICAHRWLHVAEPGWGAALVNDSTYGHDVTRDVRPDGGQTTTVRLSLLRAPRYPDPETDQGVHRMRYALVPGATIADAVREGHWFGLPERSVPGGAAVEPLVAVEDESGPVVIETVKLADDREGDVVVRLYESSGGQARARLVTGFPLAEATVTDLLERPLADARAPRAVDGRGVELALRPFEIVTLRLRPATPAG; from the coding sequence ATGCACGACGACCGCAGCCTCGTCGAGGACCGCCTGCACCGGGTGCTGAACGAGCGGCTACGCCCGGCCGTCCACCGGGAATCCGTGCCCCTGACCGTAGAACGCTGGGACGCGCCGGGCGAGCCGGTCCCGGTGGCCGAGGGGCTCGCCGCGGCCTACCGGCCGGCCGCGGCCGGCGAGCCCTGGGGGCCGCCGTGGGGCACCACGTGGTTCCGGGTCACGGGACGGGTCCCGGCCGGGTGGGCGGGCCGGACCGTGGAGGCCGTGCTCGACCTCGGTTTCGACCGCGGGATGCCCGGCTTCCAGTGCGAAGGGCTGGTGTACCGGCCGGACGGCGAGGCGGTCAAGGGCCTCAACCCGTACAACGACTGGGTGCGCGTCGCCGAGCGGGCCGCGGGCGGCGAGGAGGTGGAGCTGTACGTCGAGGCCGCCGCCAATCCCCTCGTCGAACCCGGCGGCGACGGCGCCCTGAGCGACCGGCTCACCGCGGGGGACGAGCCGCTGTACCGCGTGGCGCGCATGGATCTGGCCGTCTTCGAGACGCAGGTCTGGGAGCTGGTGCAGGACCTGGACGTGGTCGGCGGCCTCATGAAGCAGCTCCCGCTGGACGACGCGCGCCGCTGGTCGCTGCTGCGCGCCGTGGAGGGCGCGCTGGACGCCATCGACCCCGGGGACGTCGCGGGGACCGCGCCGGCGGCCAGGGAGCGCCTCGCCCCGGCGCTCGCGTCCCCGGCGCACGCCTCCGCGCACCGGCTGAGCGCGGTCGGGCACGCGCACATCGACTCGGCGTGGCTGTGGCCGCTGCGCGAGACGGTGCGGAAGGTGGCGCGGACGGCGGCGAACGTGACGGCGCTGATGGCGGACCACCCGGAGTTCGTGTTCGCGATGTCCCAGGCCCAGCAGTTCGCGTGGCTGAAGGAGCACAGGCCCGAGGTGTTCGCGAAGGTGCGCCAGAAGGTGGCGGACGGCACGTTCGTCCCCGTCGGGGGCATGTGGGTGGAGTCGGACACCAACATGGTGGGCGGCGAGGCGATGGCGCGGCAGTTCGTGCACGGCAAGCGGTTCTTCCTCGACGAGTTCGGCATCGAGACGCGCGAGGTGTGGCTGCCGGACTCGTTCGGGTACACCGGCGCGCTGCCGCAGCTGGTGAAGCTGTCCGGCGCGACCTGGTTCCTGACCCAGAAGATCTCCTGGAGCGCGACGAACGCGTTCCCGCACCACACGTTCTGGTGGGAGGGCATCGACGGCACGCGGGTCTTCACCCACTTCCCCCCGGTCGACACCTACACCTCCGATCTCAGCGGCGGCGAACTCGCGCACGCCGCGCGGAACTTCCGGGAGAAGGGGCGGGCGACGCGTTCGCTGGTGCCGTTCGGGTTCGGTGACGGCGGCGGCGGCCCCACCCGCGAGATGCTGGCGCGCGCCCAGCGCGTACGCGACCTGGAGGGCTCCCCGCGCGTGGAGATCGAGCCCCCTGAGGACTTCTTCACGCAGGCGCACGCGGAGTACCCGGACGCGCCGGTCTGGGTCGGTGAGCTGTACCTGGAGCTGCACCGGGGCACGTACACGTCCCAGGCGCAGACCAAGCAGGGCAACCGGCACAGCGAGGCGCTGCTGCACGAGGCCGAGCTGTGGGCGGCGACCGCGGCGCTCCGGGCACCGGGGTACGCCTACCCTTACGAGCGGCTCGACGCGCTCTGGAAGACGGTGCTGCTGCACCAGTTCCACGACATCCTGCCCGGGTCGTCCATCGCCTGGGTGCACCGCGAGGCCAGGGACACCTACGCGCGGGTGCGCGAGGAGCTGACCGGCCTGATCGACCAGGCGCAGCGGGCACTGGCCGGGGACGGTCCCGGCACCACGGTGTTCAACGCCGCGCCGCACGCCCGCGGCGGCATCCCCGCCGGCGGCGCCGCGCCGCGCGAGGGCGGCCCGGAGGCGGCGCCCGCGGTGTCCGCCGACCGGCCCGGGGGCGGCTTCGTGCTGGAGAACGGGCTGGTGCGCGTCGCGGTGGACGGCCGCGGCCTGGTGGTGTCGGTTCTCGACCTGGCGACCGGCAGGGAAGCGGTCGCGCCGGGCGCGGCGGCGAACCTGCTCCAGCTGCACACCGACCTGCCGAACAAGTGGGACGCGTGGGACGTGGACGCGTTCTACCGCAACCGGGTCACCGACCTGACCGGCCTCGACGCCCTGACCCTTGAGGAGGCGGGCGGGGCCGCCGCGAGCGTGCGGGTGACCCGTTCGTTCGGTGCCTCGCGCGTCGTCCAGCGGCTGACGCTGCGGGCCGGCTCGCGCGCGCTCGACGTGGACACCGAGGTCGACTGGCACGAGCGCGAGAAGATCCTGAAGGCGGCCTTCCCGCTGGACGTGAAGGCGGACAGCTCGGCGGCCGAGACGCAGTTCGGGCACGTCTTCCGCCCCACGCACACCAACACCTCGTGGGACGCGGCGAAGTTCGAGATCTGCGCGCACCGCTGGCTGCACGTGGCGGAGCCGGGCTGGGGCGCCGCGCTCGTCAACGACTCGACCTACGGGCACGACGTGACCCGCGACGTGCGGCCCGACGGCGGGCAGACCACCACCGTGCGGCTCTCGCTGCTGCGGGCTCCCCGCTACCCCGACCCGGAGACCGACCAGGGCGTGCACCGGATGCGCTACGCGCTCGTGCCCGGGGCGACGATCGCCGACGCGGTCCGCGAGGGGCACTGGTTCGGCCTGCCGGAACGTTCGGTGCCCGGCGGCGCGGCGGTCGAGCCGCTGGTGGCGGTGGAGGACGAGAGCGGTCCCGTGGTGATCGAGACGGTGAAGCTCGCCGACGACCGCGAGGGCGATGTCGTCGTGCGGCTGTACGAGTCGTCGGGCGGGCAGGCGCGGGCCCGCCTGGTGACGGGCTTCCCCCTCGCCGAGGCCACGGTGACCGACCTGCTGGAACGGCCGCTGGCCGACGCTCGCGCGCCGCGCGCCGTCGACGGCCGAGGCGTGGAGCTGGCACTGCGGCCGTTCGAGATCGTCACGCTGCGCCTGCGTCCGGCCACGCCTGCCGGCTGA
- a CDS encoding response regulator transcription factor, whose amino-acid sequence MRLLLVEDDEHVAGALVAVLGRHGFDVVRARGGEEAVGLLRDGTFGVVLLDLGLPDVDGFEVCGRIRRLSSVPVIMVTARADVRSRIHGLNLGADDYVVKPYDTGELLARIHAVSRRTGPEAAPPAGETEDRPGVLVIGPVTVELATRQVVVDGRPVALTRKEFDLLALLAQRPGVVFRREQIISDVWRTSWEGTGRTLEVHVASLRAKLRRPELVETVRGVGYRLSLPAA is encoded by the coding sequence GTGAGACTGCTTCTCGTCGAGGACGACGAACACGTCGCCGGCGCCCTCGTCGCGGTCCTCGGCAGGCACGGCTTCGACGTGGTCAGGGCCCGTGGTGGCGAGGAGGCGGTCGGGCTGCTCCGCGACGGCACCTTCGGTGTCGTGCTCCTCGACCTCGGTCTGCCGGACGTGGACGGATTCGAGGTCTGCGGACGCATCCGCCGCCTGTCGTCCGTCCCGGTCATCATGGTCACCGCGCGCGCCGACGTGCGTTCGCGCATCCATGGCCTCAACCTCGGCGCCGACGACTACGTCGTCAAGCCCTACGACACGGGAGAACTCCTGGCCCGCATCCACGCCGTCAGCCGCCGCACCGGCCCCGAGGCCGCCCCGCCCGCCGGCGAGACGGAGGACCGGCCCGGTGTCCTGGTCATCGGCCCGGTCACGGTCGAACTCGCCACACGCCAGGTCGTGGTCGACGGCCGGCCCGTGGCGCTGACCCGCAAGGAGTTCGACCTGCTCGCCCTGCTCGCGCAGCGTCCCGGCGTCGTCTTCCGCCGCGAGCAGATCATCAGCGACGTCTGGCGGACCAGCTGGGAGGGCACCGGGCGCACCCTTGAGGTGCACGTGGCCTCGCTGCGCGCCAAGCTCCGCAGGCCGGAACTGGTCGAGACGGTGCGCGGCGTGGGCTACCGGCTCTCGCTGCCGGCCGCCTGA
- a CDS encoding TAXI family TRAP transporter solute-binding subunit: MRSPRRRPVQILVGVLTVLAVAAALLWQPVFTREDRPSGSVTLSTGVTTGVYARYGQLLRGQLARDAPGLEMTLAPSVGSVENIRRLVAGEADFAIATADALATYQATGGEGAERLRACARLYDDYLQLVVPAGSAVRETADLAGLRVGVGQDGSGVQLVTRELLAAAGLDMEADVRAVREGINDMPRMLEAGRIDAFFWSGGLPTNAVTRLAARLDIRLVPLGDLLPALSGRGPHSGFYRAAVMPPDAYPDIAGSDVIDTIAVANLLVTTEESDDALTEQITRSVINGRDRIGQEVHAAQRVDLRTAIYTRPLELHPGARAYYRSAKV, from the coding sequence GTGCGTTCTCCGCGGCGGCGCCCGGTACAGATCCTGGTGGGCGTCCTGACGGTGCTCGCGGTGGCCGCCGCGCTGCTGTGGCAGCCGGTGTTCACGCGCGAGGACCGGCCGTCCGGATCCGTGACGCTGAGCACGGGGGTGACCACCGGAGTCTACGCCCGCTACGGGCAGCTGCTGCGCGGGCAGCTCGCGCGCGACGCCCCCGGCCTTGAGATGACCCTCGCCCCCAGCGTCGGCTCGGTCGAGAACATCCGGCGCCTGGTCGCCGGCGAGGCCGACTTCGCCATCGCCACCGCGGACGCGCTGGCCACCTACCAGGCCACCGGCGGCGAGGGCGCGGAACGGCTGCGCGCCTGCGCCCGCCTCTACGACGACTACCTGCAACTGGTCGTGCCCGCGGGGTCCGCGGTGCGCGAGACGGCCGACCTCGCCGGACTGCGGGTCGGCGTCGGCCAGGACGGGTCGGGGGTGCAGCTGGTGACGCGCGAGCTGCTCGCAGCCGCGGGGCTCGACATGGAGGCGGACGTGCGGGCCGTCAGGGAAGGCATCAACGACATGCCGCGGATGCTGGAGGCCGGCCGGATCGACGCGTTCTTCTGGTCGGGCGGGCTGCCGACGAACGCGGTGACCCGCCTCGCCGCCCGGCTCGACATCCGCCTGGTGCCGCTGGGCGACCTGCTGCCCGCGCTCAGCGGGCGCGGGCCGCACAGCGGCTTCTACCGCGCGGCCGTCATGCCGCCCGACGCCTATCCCGACATCGCGGGTTCCGACGTGATCGACACCATCGCGGTGGCGAACCTGCTGGTGACGACCGAGGAATCCGACGACGCCCTGACCGAGCAGATCACCCGGTCCGTGATCAACGGCCGCGACCGGATCGGGCAGGAGGTACACGCGGCGCAGCGCGTCGATCTGCGCACGGCCATCTACACCAGGCCGCTCGAACTGCACCCGGGCGCCCGCGCCTACTACCGGTCGGCCAAGGTCTGA
- a CDS encoding sensor histidine kinase — MRSRLLPLLIVLLAGVLLALGVPLATSQARSEQQRVVVDRIDDTTRFASLTQFVTDGEVGGVGDARLSTLRAELAAYHDVYGIRAGVFSRDGSALAAAPTGWRAPGGARGPEFTEALAGRRSQGPSQVWPWQRDRRLVVASPVIRDGDVIAVVVIDSPTGALRERILRGWAGIAAGEAAAMLLAFAAAFRLTGWVLRPVRVLDKAAHDIATGRLTARVAPSGGPPELRRLAHSFNEMADNVEEVLERQRAFVADASHQLRNPLSALLLRIDLLALELPEGNAEVASVREEGKRLARVLDGLLDLALAEGTPADLRVTDVAALVAERVAAWRPVAERAGVTVALTGPAAVTAWADPVGLSSALDAVVDNALKFTPAGGEVHVAVIAGRDEVTVVTADDGPGLAAEELERIGDRFWRSGRHQNVSGSGLGLSIVGALLAAAGAAIAYEPNEPSGLRVTVTVPRHAPEGGEQPAVSRQAWPDAGAA; from the coding sequence ATGCGCTCCCGCCTTCTTCCCCTGCTGATCGTGCTGCTCGCCGGTGTCCTGCTCGCGCTCGGCGTACCGCTGGCCACCAGCCAGGCCCGCAGCGAGCAGCAGCGGGTGGTCGTCGACCGCATCGACGACACCACGCGCTTCGCGTCGCTCACCCAGTTCGTCACCGACGGCGAGGTCGGCGGCGTCGGCGACGCGCGCCTGTCCACGCTGCGCGCGGAACTGGCCGCCTACCACGATGTGTACGGCATCAGGGCCGGCGTCTTCAGCCGCGACGGCAGCGCGCTGGCCGCCGCGCCCACGGGCTGGCGCGCGCCGGGGGGCGCGCGCGGCCCCGAGTTCACCGAGGCCCTGGCCGGCCGTCGCAGCCAGGGCCCGAGCCAGGTCTGGCCCTGGCAGCGCGACCGGCGGCTCGTGGTGGCCTCTCCGGTGATAAGGGACGGCGACGTCATCGCGGTGGTGGTCATCGACTCGCCGACCGGCGCGCTGCGCGAGCGCATCCTGCGCGGCTGGGCCGGCATCGCCGCGGGGGAGGCGGCGGCCATGCTGCTGGCCTTCGCCGCCGCGTTCCGGCTCACCGGCTGGGTGCTGCGCCCGGTGCGGGTCCTGGACAAGGCCGCGCACGACATCGCCACCGGGCGCCTCACCGCCCGCGTCGCCCCGTCCGGCGGGCCGCCCGAGCTGAGGCGGCTGGCCCATTCGTTCAACGAGATGGCCGACAACGTGGAGGAGGTGCTCGAACGGCAGCGCGCTTTCGTCGCCGACGCCTCCCACCAGCTGCGCAACCCGCTCTCGGCGCTGCTGCTGCGCATCGACCTGCTCGCGCTCGAACTGCCCGAGGGCAACGCGGAGGTCGCCTCCGTCCGCGAGGAGGGCAAACGGCTGGCCCGCGTGCTCGACGGCCTGCTCGACCTGGCGCTGGCCGAGGGCACCCCCGCCGACCTGCGCGTCACCGATGTGGCGGCCCTGGTCGCCGAACGCGTCGCCGCCTGGCGCCCGGTCGCCGAGCGCGCGGGGGTGACCGTGGCGCTGACCGGCCCGGCCGCGGTCACCGCGTGGGCCGACCCGGTGGGGCTCTCCAGCGCGCTGGACGCCGTTGTCGACAACGCGCTGAAGTTCACCCCGGCAGGCGGCGAGGTCCACGTCGCCGTCATCGCGGGCCGGGACGAGGTCACCGTCGTCACCGCCGACGACGGTCCCGGCCTCGCCGCCGAGGAGCTGGAGCGCATCGGCGACCGCTTCTGGCGGAGCGGACGCCACCAGAACGTGTCGGGCTCGGGCCTCGGGCTCTCCATCGTCGGCGCGCTGCTCGCCGCCGCCGGGGCGGCCATCGCGTATGAGCCCAACGAGCCCAGCGGCCTGCGGGTGACCGTCACGGTCCCGCGGCACGCGCCCGAGGGCGGCGAGCAGCCGGCGGTCAGCCGGCAGGCGTGGCCGGACGCAGGCGCAGCGTGA
- a CDS encoding class III extradiol ring-cleavage dioxygenase family protein yields MLVAAAVCPCPPLLVPEVAAGAAAELDDARAACYDAIGVLAAARPDRLVVVGPASPPGRGAFPGGARGSLAGFGVDVRATLGAGEPADRALPPSLTVGAWLLERTGWRAAPVEGLGVAESLDAGQAATLGRDLAAGTERLALLVLGDGSACRSPRAPGAYDERAAAFDAAAARALGDANTAALAALDAPLAEALHVAGRSAWQLLAGAAEEAGLGGRLLYDSAPYGVGYFVASWS; encoded by the coding sequence ATGCTTGTCGCCGCCGCGGTCTGCCCCTGCCCGCCCCTGCTGGTTCCCGAGGTGGCGGCGGGTGCCGCGGCCGAGCTCGACGACGCGCGGGCCGCCTGCTACGACGCCATCGGGGTGCTGGCGGCCGCCCGCCCCGACCGGCTGGTGGTGGTGGGGCCCGCGAGTCCGCCGGGCCGGGGCGCCTTCCCCGGCGGCGCGCGGGGCTCGCTCGCGGGGTTCGGCGTGGATGTCAGGGCGACCCTGGGCGCGGGAGAGCCGGCGGATCGCGCGCTCCCGCCGTCGTTGACCGTGGGGGCCTGGCTGCTCGAACGGACCGGATGGCGAGCCGCACCGGTGGAAGGGCTCGGCGTCGCCGAGTCGCTCGACGCCGGGCAGGCGGCCACGCTCGGCCGCGACCTCGCCGCCGGCACGGAACGGCTGGCCCTGCTGGTCCTCGGCGACGGCAGCGCCTGCCGTTCGCCGCGGGCGCCGGGGGCCTACGACGAGCGCGCGGCGGCGTTCGACGCCGCGGCGGCCCGGGCCCTCGGGGACGCCAACACCGCCGCGCTCGCCGCGCTCGACGCACCGCTGGCCGAGGCCCTGCACGTCGCCGGCCGCTCCGCCTGGCAGCTGCTGGCCGGAGCCGCCGAGGAAGCGGGCCTCGGCGGCCGGCTGCTCTACGACTCGGCGCCCTACGGGGTGGGCTACTTCGTCGCCTCCTGGTCGTGA